A genome region from Hevea brasiliensis isolate MT/VB/25A 57/8 chromosome 9, ASM3005281v1, whole genome shotgun sequence includes the following:
- the LOC110667005 gene encoding delta(8)-fatty-acid desaturase 2 — protein MEGEKKYITSEELKQHNKPGDLWISIQGKVYNVSDWVKEHPGGETPLLNLAGQDVTDAFTAYHPGTAWKYLDKLFTGYYLEDFKVSEVSKDYRRLYSEFAKLGLFDMKGHVALYSLACVAFLFCIVVYGVLWCQSFWAHMGSAVFLGILWIQSAYVGHDSGHYQVMLSPRFNKLAQLLSGNCLTGISIAWWKWTHNAHHLACNSLDYDPDLQHIPVLAVSSHLFNSIRSYFYGRKMIFDPLARFLVSYQHLTFYPVMCVARVNLYLQTFLLLFSTRKVPDRALNIMGILVFWTWFPLLVSCLPDWPERVMFVLTSFAVTSLQHVQFCLNHFSANVYLGPPNGNDWFEKQTSGTLDISCSSWMDWMYGGLQFQLEHHLFPRLPRCQLRRVSPLVRDLCKKHNLPYRSLSFWEANISTIRTLRTAALQARDLTNPTPKNLVWEAVHTHG, from the coding sequence ATGGAAGGAGAGAAGAAATACATTACGAGCGAAGAGCTTAAACAGCACAACAAGCCAGGGGACTTGTGGATCTCAATCCAGGGCAAGGTATACAATGTATCCGATTGGGTGAAGGAGCATCCCGGTGGGGAGACTCCTCTCCTGAATCTGGCTGGCCAAGATGTAACCGATGCATTTACTGCTTATCATCCTGGCACTGCGTGGAAATATCTTGATAAACTTTTTACGGGGTATTATCTTGAAGATTTCAAGGTCTCCGAGGTTTCCAAGGATTATAGGAGGCTTTACTCAGAGTTTGcaaagttgggtttgtttgataTGAAAGGGCATGTTGCTCTGTATTCATTGGCATGCGTTGCATTTTTGTTTTGTATTGTTGTTTATGGTGTTTTGTGGTGTCAGAGCTTCTGGGCTCATATGGGTTCTGCTGTATTTTTGGGGATCCTTTGGATTCAAAGTGCATACGTTGGTCATGATTCCGGGCATTACCAGGTAATGTTGAGTCCTCGTTTTAACAAACTTGCTCAGCTTTTATCTGGGAATTGCCTGACAGGGATAAGCATTGCTTGGTGGAAATGGACCCACAATGCACACCACCTTGCCTGCAACAGTCTTGATTATGATCCTGATCTTCAACACATACCAGTACTTGCGGTATCTTCTCATCTTTTCAATTCTATTAGATCATACTTTTATGGAAGAAAGATGATTTTCGATCCATTGGCTAGGTTTCTTGTGAGTTACCAACATTTGACATTTTACCCTGTGATGTGTGTTGCAAGAGTAAATCTGTATCTACAGACATTTTTGTTGTTGTTTTCAACGCGCAAAGTCCCAGATAGAGCTCTTAACATCATGGGAATTCTCGTCTTCTGGACTTGGTTTCCTCTTCTTGTTTCTTGTTTGCCTGATTGGCCAGAGAGAGTGATGTTCGTGCTTACTTCCTTTGCTGTTACTTCACTACAGCACGTTCAATTTTGTTTGAATCATTTCTCAGCAAATGTTTATCTAGGACCTCCAAATGGGAATGACTGGTTTGAGAAACAGACGAGTGGAACCTTGGATATTTCATGCTCATCTTGGATGGATTGGATGTATGGTGGTTTGCAATTTCAGCTTGAGCATCATTTGTTTCCCAGGTTGCCAAGATGCCAATTGAGGAGGGTTTCCCCATTGGTAAGGGATCTATGCAAGAAGCATAATTTGCCTTACAGGAGTTTGTCCTTCTGGGAGGCCAATATATCCACAATTAGGACTCTGAGGACTGCTGCCCTGCAGGCTAGAGACCTGACCAATCCTACTCCAAAGAATTTGGTGTGGGAAGCTGTTCATACTCATGGATGA
- the LOC110667006 gene encoding uncharacterized protein LOC110667006 → MALFVHTPEISALKIIFKPNPNPRVIKSLSVSRSDERIGSRARAAARIGFKGFEDRVSQLNQNTCLYGQFSAPVKQETKLSEQEEEKQNYYVNLGYAIRTLREEFPELFYRELSFDIYRDDVVFKDPLNTFVGIENYKSIFWALRFNGKLFFRALWVDVISVSQPVENVIMVRWTVHGIPRVPWESRARFDGLSEYKLDRNGKIFQHRVDNVAFNLPPKFRVLAVEELLHSVGCPSTPKPTYFEVSSSSSERKYSS, encoded by the exons ATGGCGCTTTTCGTCCACACACCAGAGATCTCCGCCTTGAAAATTATCTTTAAGCCTAATCCCAACCCTCGCGTCATCAAGAGCCTCTCGGTGTCGAGAAGTGATGAAAGGATTGGGTCTAGAGCTAGGGCTGCAGCTAGGATCGGTTTTAAAGGTTTTGAGGATAGGGTTTCGCAGTTGAATCAAAACACGTGCTTGTACGGTCAATTTTCGGCTCCGGTGAAGCAAGAAACGAAGCTGAGCGAACAGGAAGAGGAGAAGCAAAATTACTATGTAAATTTGGGCTATGCGATTAGGACTTTGAGAGAGGAGTTTCCCGAGCTCTTTTATAGGGAGCTTAGTTTTGATATCTAcag GGATGATGTCGTATTTAAAGATCCACTCAATACTTTTGTTGGCATTGAGAACTACAAATCAATCTTTTGGGCTCTGCGATTCAATGGAAAGCTATTTTTCAGGGCTTTGTGGGTTGACGTCATCAGTGTGTCGCAACCTGTGGAGAATGTCATAATGGTTCGATGGACTGTGCATGGCATCCCTCGAGTCCCATGGGAGAGTCGTGCCCGATTTGATGGTTTATCTGAGTACAAACTAGACAGGAATGGGAAGATCTTTCAGCACCGAGTTGACAATGTTGCGTTCAATTTACCTCCAAAGTTTCGTGTTTTGGCTGTGGAAGAATTACTACACTCTGTTGGTTGCCCCTCAACTCCAAAACCAACTTATTTTGaagtttcatcttcttcttcagagAGGAAATATAGTTCCTAA